The nucleotide sequence GCTCTTCAGTAATACAGCTGATTGACAAAAGGTTAATTGGAAATGCGGGGACATGCAAGACAAAAGAAAGTGACATATTTGGACTGCACTTGACCATTCCAGACCCCACAATCGCTTGAGTAGAACCATCAGCTAATTTTACACTTTCCCTTCTTAGATTAGAAATATAATTGTAAAAATCCTTATTAGATCCAGCCATATGTCTAGATGCACTAGAGTCAATTAACCATTGTGCCCCTGTTGTAAAATTATCACTACACCCCATAATAGAAGAGTTGTTACCAGCGAAGTTGGCTGACGAAGATGATGCATGTGTCTCCGAGGGCCGCAGATCACCAAGGCTCAAATTCTTTAGTTGACGCCATTTCTCTAACTCATCGGCAGTCATCTCGATGCTCACAGTCCTAGATGGTTCTTCAACAACAGCAGAAGTGTGTGCCCTTCCTATTGACTGCATACCTCTTCCACGACCACCACCACGTCCATCAAGCCCGCGACCACGTCCTCTGCCATGCCAGTCCAGGCCTCTACCACGACCTCCTCCTATTAGTTGTGGGCAGGCTGCCTTGAAGTGTCCTGGCTGGCCACATTCAAAGCACTTCTTCTCATGAGTATTTGCTCCTGGTCTTGGATAATTACCACTCTCGACAGCAAGGAGAGCTGAACGCCTTTGTGAGACACCTTGGGCCATGGGTCATGTTGTCTCCAATTTCAACCGAGTTTCCTCGCTTATAATTGCAGCAATTGCTTGCTCTAGACTGGGCAACTTCTCACTACCATAAAGTGCTGCTCTCCTATTCTCGAACTTAGGATGAAGACCATTTAAGAAGTCCCTAAGACGCCTTCTTTCAGTCCATTTACTATGTTTCTCAACACATTTCCCACATTCCATCTCAACTGGATCATAGTAATCAAGATCACTCCACAACCTTTTCAATTCTGACACATATTCCACAACAGTCTTCTCACCCTGGCCTAGCTCCTGTAGTTCCTTTTGAATCCTACATGCCAACATCTCATTCCCTACACCTGAATATGTCCCCTTCAGGAGCCTCCAAATTTATGAGGCCTCCTTAATCCTTTCAACTTGCTTTGCAATCTGAGATGATATTGAGCTTAAAAGCCAAGCTCTCACCAATGCATTTGTTGCTTTCCACTTCTGGGCCTCTTTCGAATTTTCCTCGATAGGCTTCTCCACTGTTCCCAGTATATACCCCTCAAGGTTCCTCGAGATCAGGATGGTCTCGGCATGCTCTGCCCAACTGGAATAATTTTCCGCACCCTCTAGCTTCACATGTGGCATTTGCAACGGGTGAATCTCTTCCTTGGCTTCAGTCTCTGGTCTTGAGTTTCCAGCCTGCTTGCTGATTGCATCAAAGAGTGCTCTATATTTCTCATCCATAGACCGAAGCACAACTGCAAGTTCCCCGGCTGTAACTGCCGCAAGAGCATTTACATTCTCTCCCATCTTGCAAGTTCTTCAGGGTCACACTGCAGTACTGTACAGCCCTCAATCACCACCTCAAAGCAAGTAATCTCCCCTGTGAATCCCTGCAGCCTAGCTTCTAGCTGCACCTCAACCTTGCACCCAAGAACCAACTCACCACTCTCACCTTCACCTGAATAAATCCTACTCAACCCCTCAACAACGGCTGTACTACACCTCCTGGGTACCACTCACCTCTGTCTCCAGTCCCTTGGCTATTTGCCTTGCTCGCAGCTGGCTCCCCTGGT is from Triticum aestivum cultivar Chinese Spring chromosome 3A, IWGSC CS RefSeq v2.1, whole genome shotgun sequence and encodes:
- the LOC123059289 gene encoding uncharacterized protein; this encodes MAQGVSQRRSALLAVESGNYPRPGANTHEKKCFECGQPGHFKAACPQLIGGGRGRGLDWHGRGRGRGLDGRGGGRGRGMQSIGRAHTSAVVEEPSRTVSIEMTADELEKWRQLKNLSLGDLRPSETHASSSSANFAGTWDWMKAWDGEHA